The window cactagtaggactgacaggggtcctgacaacaggggacataacttcagagtgtcagctttcaaaagagatcatttacatgcatgtactccaaatggttcaagaacagcttccaatttactttgggtatgctgtttaggcgttttcaggcaaatttaacaggattattTAAGAAATTGGTCTGCCATTTCACCTGGTATTCTTCTCCACCCAAATTAGAACCTCAACAAATGGTGACCTCCGACGTGTTTGGGGGAGAGATCTGGAAGAGTAGGTCCCCAAGAAGGGAACCCAGAAGGCGGAGTAAGGGGGCAGGGCGGTGGTGGTTGACTGACACTCACTCGGGCCCATCATAACCAGGtaagcagagcctgtttaactGAAACCTGCATAGCTTAGGACCCAGTAGCTTTAGGAGTGAGTGTCTGTAAACTGCTGTTAGGCCTGTGACCAAAGGCTGCTAGAACCAAAATGACACTGTAAAGATACTTGTAGTTCAGATAAACTCAAGGATAGATAGATCCCTGATGTAATTTGTAATTTAaagaaaagcattttttttccaGAGCAGCTGTAGGATTAACCAGACACTGTGAGTCTTGGAGCGATACAAGCCCAAAGCAGCAGTGAAGAGGGTTAGTGGGGGTAAGAACCAGCTAGAAAGGTTTTCAGTAATCAGAGGGAAGGCTAGGGTTAGGCTGTTAGGGATTGCAAACCAAAAAATGTGTAACccttgaagaggtctgtccttcaGTAACCACTGATTAGTTAACGATGATTAAATATAAtcattactttattacttttatactgtttaaaatgctctgaatataataaacaatgtttgatctataccctgctaAATTAAGCTCAGGAGCACataacccttggttatgtccgggagagaaatatgcctatctattaattatgtttcttgtatcattgataaaccgTTATTATGCTGTTTTCTTATGCCTGCATGGCCATAAGTTAGTTATTTGTCAGGTGCGACTAGGAAATGCCTGTGACACTTGGGTAGGTGagaggtcacaatattaccaaagtgtataatgccatgcaacttttaattaggaaaatagaaggaacatcaaggccatttctaggagccctatctaaagacctaaacaaaagctatctagcatgcaGTGTCCTTTTTTCTGTGCTTGTGATGGCTATGCTAATCGTCTCatatcctcccatattgtgatactatttaaatctatttaactcccttgatttcctgtattcattgtccagcCTTctgagtcactcaagttgagtatatcagacacctgcaccttacTGGATTTAGTCCACGGTATGGTAAGATGTGTCTGTGGTACAGTCCCCTTTCCCCCGACAAAGGGCCCAGTCCACTGGAAGTGCTTCTCATCTGTTGTGCATGGACATCCCCCACCCTACAAAGGACAAAGTTAACCTTGAGAGTCTGCGTTCCTGTTTCTGTGTTATGGTTCTACTGCAGTGTTGCTCCCCTCAAGCTTGCGCTCGCCACCCCGGCCTTGGACACAGCTGTGGCTTGCCGCAAGCTTTTGCTCCAGCCtatctccaccatccctcccacacacccagcctGAGAGCCAGGCTGTATAGGGTGGGCGTAAGGGCAGGTTGGTCAAGGCCTGGGACTGTCAAAAAAGCCTGCCTCAAGCCTAGGGCTCTCCCCTTTGGTCCTGGGCGGGCTTGGTGACCACAGCTGTGGAtcagggctgggctgtgttGTTGTGGGGGTTGGTGGAAagaggggtgagtgtggggcCGAAGGTGCCATGTTTTCTGtatgtgtctcctgtgtgtcgTAGGAACTACATGAACGACAGCCTGAGGACCAACGTGTTTGTGAGGTTCCAAGGTGAGACCATCGCCTGTGCCTGCATCTTCCTCACTGCCAGAGCCCTGCAGGTGGGTGGTGtagctctctcctcttctctcttccaccccACCTCTtgccccttcacctctctcactGTTTGTAGATACTAGTTTGATCTCCAGTTGTTATTTTATCTTGCTATCCTTCTCTCTAGAAGCCCCTGCCCTCCAGACCTCACTGGTATCTGCTGTTCAGAGCCACTGACGAGGAGATCAAGGATATCTGCCTAACCACCCTCAAACTCTACACCAGGaagaaggtaacacacacacacactgtccgcaCTAAGCCACATACATGTTCCACTACACTGTTTCCTACCTTTTTGGGATCCTTGATTGCAAGGgcatcttctctgtctcctcagccTAACTACAATCatctggagaaggaggtggagaggaggtagatGTTCCTGCAGGAGGCCAAGCTGAAGGCCAAGGGGCTGAATCCTGACGGGACCCCCGTGCTGTCTGCCCTGGGGGACTTCTCCCCCGGCTCCAAACCTTGTGAAGGCAACCTTTTATTTTTCATTCAACCTTTATTTAACAAGGAAAACCTGTTGAGACATAATCTCTTTTTCAAGGAGACCTGGCCGCAAATGGCATTGGAGCGATATTCAAAAGTTACATTGACCACATGTATGACAGTACAAAATATGTAGCCTACGCACAACTTCCTGTTATAACCATTGCCTTCCTTGTTCAGTAGATTGGACTGCAGCTTGGTCCACTACCAGAGGATgacacgtgtgcgtgtgttctccCAGGTTCTCCTAATGTTGTGAAGTCAGAGGACAAGTCCCCAAACCCCCAGAACCTGAAACCTGTCAAGAAGGAGCCGGACAACCGAGCACAGGGCTCCAAGAGCCCACACAatgggggagacacacacaaacaatactgcacattcacacactactgcacacacacacacactactgcacacacacacactactgcacatacacacacacactactgcacatacacacactactgcacacacacactactgcacatacacacacactactgcacgcacacacactactgcacacacacacacacacactactgcacacacacactactgcacatacacacactactgcacacacacacactactgcacatacacacactactgcacacacacacacactactgcacacacacacacactactgcacacacacacaccactgcacacTTGCTTCATACTCCCTCTAGGCCCAGAGCCGTGTGAAGCTCATCTCCTCTGAGTGTAACGTCTCTTCTCTGCCCCCCCGTCTCtcaggatgaggaaggaggccAGGATTGGCAGGAACAGCAGGAGTGGGAGTGGCTCCCGGTCCAGAACACGCTCTCACTCGTGTTCCCGCTCTCCTCGCAGACAGTAAGACACCTTTCCTGCATCTTTAACCTGGGGTATGTCATTTCCATAGTCCATAACTTTAGGCTTTAAAAGAACTGCTGACGTATTGTGAATGCTTTGATTTATAAAAGCCCTACTCAGTGGAAGAAGGAATGAGTATGTATAAACAACAATAAAAGGATCGTTCAGGAACGACATCACAGCTATTTGCACAAAATAGACTATAACAGACAACTTACAAGGGTTGTGTTTGTTAGATCTATGTTTTGGACAAGCGTGCATTCTTCTAAAAACGTACTCTGTACAGACGCAAAGATAAACCGGGGGTCTCCAGAAtaagagaaagggaggcaaTATTTTTTTACAGCTGTATGCAGACTCTTGATTTCCAAACCTTTTAGGATTGTTGTGAATTTGTTACACTGGTTTTTAGTCTGCACGTGTTCATGTCAGATTTTtactcaataaaaaaaacaaaaaccatGACAGCTGCATCACTGGGTTCTGTCTATGAAGCTGGTTGAACGCAGAAGGTGGGTCAGGCTTCTCTGTGTGAACGTAAAAGCAACATGAAGAATGATGTCTTGATGTCATGTTCTGGTATACATGCCTCTGAGACCCCAAGCCCCCAACACAAGACCCCTCTTCTAGAACACTTTAAGGTGCTGCGACGGGACGtgttgagctagctttatggaaccgaatgaactagaaatgagtccgactaactgacaCAAGTCTGGCTTATTCAGTAAACTCACTTTATGGAACAGGTCTCTGTTTTCTTTGTTATTGTAGGTTTTGATATATGAtgtttaaaattaaaataaagaaattaTGTAAAGTTAAATGCAAAGTACTctagggttgccacccgtccattaaaatacggaatcgtcacgtatttgagaataaaatagTGCGTCCAGTTTTGAATCAATATGGAACGGGTTTTGTCACGTATTTTCAGAGTTGTCTTCAATGCAGCATCCCATGCAAATCATCCCACCCGCATTCTGTGAAGACTCGTCATATTCTACCCCTGATTGGGTAATACTCGCTGCCATCGTTGGTTTGATCGGTTTGTTTCAGGGTCACGGCCAATCACAGTCAGAGGAGGGCGGGTCTCTTGGCGGAGAGTATCTGGAGCTCCagatacccccccacccccacctaatAAGAAGTACACTTATAAAAGGAAGTAGGGTTGACATGCTCCAATACTGCAGCCTACTACTTCTGGTCCAGTGATGTtatcatgttcatgatgttcatgGAAGATCCTTTGCAAGTCTCCTGCACCAgcctatattttttttttcccaataTACCTTTTTGAGTATCAAagcatttgtttaatttaaagttAATAAGTTATGGATATGTTAATTTAATAAGTTAATAAAATATGGTTCACATCTCACAAGTTCCTCCAAAAGCTTATTTTTTGTGGTCTCACTGTCAAACTTTGTTGGCCTATGTTTATTATTGTCATAGCTGTGTATTCAGCTATGACGATATGACCACTTGagttgtgatagagagagactgagtgcatctgttcacactgatttcaatagcagatatttttttataatgtccatgtatcaatccccccccccccccccccccgctgcggCAGGCATCCcttatttttctgtattgaaGGTGGCAACCCTAACTTTGTTGTTTCTATAAAATATCAAGAATGACACCTGTTTCCTTCATACATATGCTGTTCCACCGACAGATAGCACAGTGTAACGATGCAGCAGGCTAACAGAAGGTCAAACGTTTAA of the Osmerus mordax isolate fOsmMor3 chromosome 17, fOsmMor3.pri, whole genome shotgun sequence genome contains:
- the LOC136959964 gene encoding cyclin-L1-like, giving the protein MNDSLRTNVFVRFQGETIACACIFLTARALQKPLPSRPHWYLLFRATDEEIKDICLTTLKLYTRKKPNYNHLEKEVERR